A region from the Plutella xylostella chromosome 6, ilPluXylo3.1, whole genome shotgun sequence genome encodes:
- the LOC119694503 gene encoding uncharacterized protein LOC119694503 has protein sequence MCQSKGRCRICKGKHHSLLHARGTGNIEVVEEANLNANVGTSAVASTSTPQGEDEVKPTVTCFSSGRVYKQVLLATALVKALSKNGDYYTVRALLDQGSQSSFVTEGTVQYLGLKKIPVKGHITGLGGGKNITTNSMVTIKMKSRVNPDLVFEVNAYVLKNITSELPSERVEVMQWFDVTDLELADPNFHVPNKVDILLGAEVYSKVLKEGIKKSSTGEFIAQATSLGWILSGVVPSSLRPSADINVLHARVEDDELLKRFWELEKDTELTKEQRFTEEEKRCEEHFDRTIQRDESGRYIARLPFKDEEIQLDGSEKICHVRLNSLRRKLDKDMNLKEKYSEVFYEYLTLDHMEKVPDEEKGNKTAVYLPHHAVVREDKDSSKKASI, from the exons ATGTGCCAATCCAAAGGTAGGTGCCGTATATGCAAGGGTAAGCATCATTCGTTATTGCACGCCAGGGGGACAGGTAACATAGAGGTGGTAGAAGAAGCGAATTTAAACGCGAACGTTGGGACGTCAGCTGTTGCATCTACGAGTACGCCTCAAGGGGAGGATGAAGTTAAACCTACCGTGACGTGTTTCTCATCAGGGAGGGTATACAAACAGGTCTTGTTGGCTACTGCCTTGGTGAAGGCCTTATCAAAAAATGGTGATTACTACACGGTAAGAGCTTTATTAGATCAAGGATCGCAATCGTCATTTGTGACTGAAGGCACAGTCCAGTATTTGGGTCTCAAGAAAATCCCTGTGAAAGGTCATATAACCGGGCTTGGTGGAGGCAAAAACATTACAACTAATTCAATGGTTACCATTAAAATGAAATCAAGGGTCAACCCAGACTTGGTGTTCGAGGTAAATGCATATGTCCTAAAGAACATAACTTCAGAGTTGCCTTCGGAAAGAGTGGAGGTTATGCAATGGTTTGATGTGACTGATTTGGAGTTAGCTGACCCTAATTTCCATGTACCAAACAAGGTTGACATCTTGTTGGGTGCTGAAGTCTACAGCAAGGTATTAAAAGAGGGTATTAAAAAGTCATCAACCGGGGAATTTATAGCACAAGCGACTTCACTAGGCTGGATTTTATCTGGAGTGGTGCCATCATCGTTACGACCATCTGCAGATATAAATGTACTACATGCTCGAGTCGAAGATGATGAGCTACTAAAAAGGTTTTGGGAACTAGAAAAAGATACAGAATTGACGAAAGAGCAAAGGTTTACTGAAGAAGAGAAACGTTGTGAAGAACACTTCGATAGAACAATACAAAGAGATGAATCTGGAAGATATATAGCTCGGCTTCCTTTTAAAGACGAAGAGATACAACTTGACGGAtctgaaaaaatatgtcaCGTGAGATTAAATAGTTTGAGGAGGAAATTAGACAAAGATATGAAcctgaaagaaaaatattcggaAGTATTTTATGAGTATCTAACTTTAGATCACATGGAAAAGGTTCCAGATGAAGAGAAAGGCAATAAGACCGCAGTTTATTTACCTCATCACGCAGTTGTCAGGGAAGACAAGGACAGCTCAAAG AAAGCTTCCATATGA